The following proteins come from a genomic window of Achromobacter deleyi:
- a CDS encoding AroM family protein gives MSATAKLGTITIGQAPRPDITPILERHLPPGTASVHAGLLDGLARDEIERRYAPRAGQATLITRLLDGSSVVVDKAAMLALLRQKIAALEAQGCAFVLVLCTGAFDDLRAASAWLIEPDLIVSPTVAALAGARQVGVIVPLASQVASEAHKWHALQRAPLCAVASPYADDSESLAEAARGLKRQGAQVLVLDCMGFVERHRTAAAAACGLPVMLSNAVIARLTAELLAQAD, from the coding sequence ATGTCCGCCACGGCCAAGCTCGGCACCATCACCATCGGTCAGGCCCCCCGGCCCGACATCACGCCGATTCTCGAACGGCACCTGCCGCCCGGCACCGCCAGCGTTCACGCGGGCCTGCTGGACGGCCTGGCGCGGGACGAGATCGAACGGCGCTACGCGCCGCGGGCCGGCCAGGCCACGCTCATCACGCGGCTGCTGGACGGTTCGTCGGTGGTGGTGGACAAGGCCGCCATGCTGGCGCTGCTCAGGCAGAAGATCGCGGCGCTGGAAGCCCAGGGCTGCGCCTTCGTGCTGGTGCTGTGCACCGGCGCGTTCGACGACCTGCGCGCCGCGAGCGCGTGGCTCATCGAGCCGGACCTGATCGTCTCGCCCACGGTCGCCGCCCTGGCGGGCGCGCGGCAGGTGGGCGTGATCGTGCCGCTGGCGTCGCAGGTCGCGTCCGAGGCGCACAAGTGGCATGCGCTGCAACGCGCGCCGCTGTGCGCGGTGGCGTCGCCCTATGCCGACGACAGCGAGTCGCTGGCCGAGGCGGCGCGCGGGCTCAAGCGGCAGGGCGCCCAGGTGCTGGTGCTCGACTGCATGGGTTTCGTCGAACGCCATCGGACGGCGGCCGCGGCGGCGTGCGGCCTGCCGGTGATGCTGTCGAACGCGGTGATTGCGCGGCTGACGGCGGAGCTGCTGGCGCAGGCGGACTGA
- a CDS encoding Dyp-type peroxidase — protein sequence MPEKPVEPQAVLSPNARYAIFIVATLNPGADNAAAVRAWCEDVGNLVRTVGTRAVAAELSCVCGFGSAAWDTLFGAPRPAGLHPFREIGTGERVAVSTPGDILLHIRAEAMDACFELATLLVAALGSAATVVDEVHGFRYFDRRAIIGFVDGTENPQGFELPGYTLIGDEDEAFAGGSYVLVQKYLHDMTAWEKLSTEQQELIIGRRKLTNVELSDDVKPSYSHSALTTLEEDGQEIKILRDNMPFGRAGAGEFGTYFIGYARSPKPIEQMLENMFVGRPAGNYDRLLDYSRAVTGSLFFVPSAELLDELAEREG from the coding sequence ATGCCCGAAAAACCCGTCGAACCGCAAGCCGTCCTCAGCCCCAACGCCCGCTACGCGATCTTCATCGTCGCCACGCTGAACCCCGGCGCCGACAACGCCGCCGCCGTGCGCGCCTGGTGTGAAGACGTCGGCAACCTGGTGCGCACCGTCGGCACGCGCGCGGTGGCGGCCGAGCTGTCCTGTGTCTGTGGCTTCGGCTCGGCCGCCTGGGACACGCTGTTCGGCGCGCCGCGGCCCGCTGGCCTGCATCCGTTCCGCGAGATCGGCACGGGCGAGCGCGTCGCCGTGTCGACGCCGGGCGACATCCTGCTGCACATCCGCGCCGAAGCCATGGACGCCTGTTTCGAGCTGGCCACCTTGCTGGTGGCCGCGCTGGGCTCGGCGGCCACGGTGGTCGATGAAGTGCACGGCTTCCGCTATTTCGACCGTCGCGCCATCATCGGTTTCGTCGACGGCACCGAGAATCCGCAGGGCTTCGAACTGCCCGGCTACACCCTGATCGGCGACGAGGACGAAGCCTTCGCCGGCGGCAGCTACGTGCTGGTGCAGAAGTACCTGCACGACATGACCGCCTGGGAAAAGCTGTCCACCGAACAGCAGGAACTCATCATCGGCCGCCGCAAGCTCACCAACGTCGAGCTGTCCGACGACGTCAAGCCGTCGTACTCGCACAGCGCCCTGACCACCCTGGAAGAGGATGGCCAGGAGATCAAGATCCTGCGCGACAACATGCCGTTCGGCCGCGCCGGCGCCGGCGAATTCGGCACCTATTTCATCGGCTACGCGCGTTCGCCCAAGCCGATCGAACAGATGCTCGAGAACATGTTCGTCGGCCGTCCGGCCGGCAACTACGACCGCCTGCTCGACTACAGCCGCGCCGTCACCGGCAGCCTGTTCTTCGTGCCGTCGGCCGAGCTGCTGGACGAACTGGCCGAACGCGAAGGCTGA
- a CDS encoding DinB family protein, with amino-acid sequence MHSRFDRFRATPLGQQLEALIDEPGRYLEYAALSRVGLAAVAAISDDIETVFPEVAADTTARQFCGALVADLMRRHGHEVVQARGRVAGAIFSYGAVFSPRPVTLPFAGVVDGLARMPDALAGLMARVPAAWRTRRPEGTGFSATEHVCHLRDLDTVFAQRIAAILAAPLPRIDSVDGTALAAERDYQEQDPDAALASLRRGRAQLCASLRKLDAAALARCGLRDGLHRMTLEQIARELLDHDRTHIQELEELLAELAPPTARGEGGAA; translated from the coding sequence ATGCACTCCCGTTTCGACCGATTCCGCGCCACCCCCCTCGGGCAGCAGCTCGAGGCCCTGATCGACGAGCCCGGCCGCTACCTCGAGTACGCGGCGCTGTCGCGGGTCGGCTTGGCCGCCGTCGCGGCCATCAGCGACGACATCGAGACGGTATTTCCCGAGGTCGCGGCGGACACCACCGCGCGGCAGTTCTGCGGCGCGCTCGTGGCCGACCTGATGCGGCGCCATGGGCACGAGGTGGTGCAGGCGCGCGGCCGCGTGGCGGGCGCGATCTTCAGCTATGGCGCGGTGTTCAGCCCGCGGCCCGTGACGCTGCCGTTTGCCGGCGTCGTCGACGGCCTGGCGCGCATGCCGGACGCACTGGCCGGCCTGATGGCGCGCGTGCCCGCCGCCTGGCGCACCCGCCGGCCCGAGGGCACCGGCTTCTCGGCCACCGAACACGTCTGCCACCTGCGCGACCTGGATACCGTGTTCGCGCAGCGCATCGCGGCCATCCTGGCCGCGCCGCTGCCCCGCATCGATTCCGTCGACGGCACCGCGCTGGCGGCCGAGCGCGATTACCAGGAGCAGGACCCGGACGCCGCGCTGGCCTCGCTGCGCCGCGGCCGGGCGCAGCTGTGCGCCTCGCTGCGCAAGCTGGACGCGGCGGCGCTGGCGCGCTGCGGCCTGCGCGACGGCCTGCACCGCATGACGCTCGAGCAGATCGCGCGCGAGCTGCTGGACCACGACCGCACCCACATCCAGGAACTGGAAGAGCTGCTCGCCGAACTGGCCCCGCCGACCGCTCGCGGCGAAGGCGGCGCCGCATGA
- a CDS encoding alpha/beta fold hydrolase: MSRASAAPPVLLVHGLIGAFDVAAGLPRHAAPPLLGYGEHQATPPARISLPAQVEHLRAFIDTHFDGVAVDLVGHSVGGAVAMLLAHAYPQRVRRIVNVEGNFTLADAFWSASVARMSAAGADAMLAGFRADPLGWLGGAVAEPRPCWHDTARRWLAQQPASTLRAMAASVVAVTGAPAYQDTLRQVFERHPVYLLSGERSHAGWNVPDWAWRACAGRQVLDGCGHLMMLERPEVFVAALRHCLGHDGN, encoded by the coding sequence ATGAGCCGCGCGTCCGCCGCCCCGCCCGTGCTGCTGGTCCACGGCCTCATCGGCGCCTTCGACGTCGCCGCCGGCCTGCCGCGGCACGCCGCGCCGCCGCTGCTGGGCTATGGCGAACACCAGGCGACGCCGCCCGCGCGCATCTCGCTGCCGGCGCAGGTCGAGCACCTGCGCGCGTTCATCGACACGCATTTCGACGGCGTCGCGGTCGACCTGGTGGGGCATTCGGTCGGCGGCGCGGTGGCCATGCTGCTGGCGCATGCCTATCCGCAGCGGGTGCGCCGCATCGTCAATGTCGAAGGCAACTTCACCCTGGCCGACGCGTTCTGGTCGGCATCGGTGGCGCGCATGAGCGCGGCCGGGGCCGACGCCATGCTGGCGGGCTTTCGCGCCGATCCGCTCGGCTGGCTGGGCGGCGCCGTGGCCGAGCCGCGGCCGTGCTGGCACGATACCGCTCGCCGCTGGCTGGCGCAGCAGCCGGCCTCGACGCTGCGCGCCATGGCGGCCTCGGTGGTGGCGGTGACGGGCGCCCCCGCGTACCAGGACACCTTGCGGCAGGTGTTCGAGCGCCATCCGGTGTACCTGTTGTCGGGCGAGCGTTCGCATGCGGGCTGGAACGTGCCTGACTGGGCCTGGCGCGCCTGCGCCGGGCGGCAGGTGCTGGACGGCTGCGGCCACCTGATGATGCTGGAGCGGCCCGAGGTATTCGTGGCGGCGCTGCGCCACTGCCTGGGGCATGACGGCAACTGA